The Hyphomonas sediminis genome contains a region encoding:
- a CDS encoding 50S ribosomal protein L21: protein MFAVIKTGGKQYKVAEGDTLVIEKLAAAAGDTVTFDTVLMVGAGAGVTVGAPTVAGATVTAEVASEVRGPKLITRKKRQRQTYRRTIGHRQDLMEVTITSINTDGKAPAKKAAAKKEDAPKAEAAAAADAPAGDNLKKLTGVGPALEKKLHGAGITTFAQIAALSDADIAKLEEELSLAGRFAKDGWVEQAKELAKDA, encoded by the coding sequence ATGTTCGCGGTCATTAAGACAGGTGGCAAACAATACAAAGTCGCTGAAGGCGACACGCTCGTGATCGAGAAACTGGCTGCTGCCGCCGGCGATACGGTCACCTTTGACACGGTTCTCATGGTCGGCGCAGGCGCTGGCGTGACGGTTGGCGCCCCCACGGTTGCCGGCGCCACGGTCACCGCTGAAGTCGCTTCGGAAGTGCGTGGGCCCAAGCTCATCACCCGCAAGAAGCGTCAGCGCCAGACCTACCGCCGCACCATCGGCCACCGTCAGGACCTGATGGAAGTGACGATCACCTCCATCAACACCGACGGCAAAGCCCCGGCGAAAAAGGCCGCTGCCAAGAAGGAAGACGCCCCGAAAGCTGAAGCCGCTGCGGCTGCTGATGCTCCGGCTGGCGACAACCTGAAGAAACTCACGGGCGTTGGCCCGGCGCTCGAGAAAAAGCTGCACGGCGCAGGGATCACCACCTTCGCTCAGATCGCCGCCCTCTCCGACGCTGACATCGCCAAGCTCGAAGAAGAGCTGAGCCTCGCAGGCCGTTTCGCCAAGGACGGCTGGGTCGAGCAGGCCAAAGAACTCGCTAAGGACGCATAA
- the rpmA gene encoding 50S ribosomal protein L27 has translation MAHKKSGGSSRNGRDSNPKYLGVKKFGGEVVAPGNIIVRQRGTQKWPGKGVGMGKDHTLFAIKGGKVEFAHKSGGRIYVNIVPMADAAE, from the coding sequence ATGGCTCATAAGAAATCAGGTGGCTCGTCCCGCAACGGCCGCGACTCAAATCCTAAGTATCTCGGCGTGAAGAAGTTCGGCGGCGAAGTTGTCGCTCCGGGCAACATCATCGTTCGTCAGCGCGGCACGCAAAAGTGGCCGGGCAAAGGCGTTGGCATGGGCAAGGACCACACCCTTTTCGCGATTAAAGGCGGCAAGGTTGAGTTCGCGCACAAGTCGGGTGGCCGCATTTACGTAAACATCGTACCGATGGCAGACGCAGCCGAATAA
- a CDS encoding GNAT family N-acetyltransferase: protein MTEAIEIETQRLGLRRLTPRDAGPVTEAINDPRIYRMLASVAPSQSKAETLAWFATHDTARQEDTGHIFAVVSKETGGLAGLISANRPRKDDPFNIGYWMKPDFWGAGYCTEAGKGLIGWLENTRAAGALVSGYFSDNPASGKVLRKLGFLPCGRNRMFSKGRGEPFDHIMMARIA from the coding sequence ATGACGGAAGCGATCGAAATAGAAACACAGCGGCTCGGCCTGCGCCGGCTTACCCCCAGAGATGCGGGGCCGGTGACCGAGGCCATCAACGACCCACGCATCTATCGTATGCTTGCCAGTGTTGCCCCTTCCCAGTCCAAGGCCGAAACCCTCGCCTGGTTCGCGACGCATGATACGGCGCGCCAGGAGGATACCGGCCACATCTTCGCGGTCGTCTCGAAGGAAACGGGCGGCCTGGCGGGGCTGATCTCGGCAAACCGCCCCCGCAAGGACGATCCGTTCAATATCGGCTACTGGATGAAGCCCGACTTCTGGGGCGCAGGCTACTGTACCGAAGCTGGCAAGGGCCTCATCGGCTGGCTGGAAAATACCCGCGCGGCCGGCGCCCTCGTCTCGGGATATTTCTCGGACAATCCGGCCTCGGGCAAAGTCCTGCGCAAGCTCGGCTTCCTGCCCTGTGGGCGCAACCGCATGTTCTCCAAAGGCCGCGGCGAGCCCTTCGACCACATCATGATGGCAAGGATCGCCTGA
- the obgE gene encoding GTPase ObgE — MKFLDQAKVYIRSGGGGAGCVSFRREKFIEYGGPDGGDGGRGGDVWIEAVEGLNTLIDFRYQQHFKAKRGGHGMGKQRTGARGEDVTLKVPVGTQVYEEDQETLIADLTAIGQRALLATGGNGGWGNLRFKSSINQAPRRSNPGEEGEERWLWLRLKLIADAGLVGMPNAGKSTFLSVATAANPKIADYPFTTLHPGLGVVDLGPGTRFVLADIPGLIEGAADGAGLGHRFLGHVERCKVLLHLIDCTQDDPAKAYRTIRKELKAYDPELAERPEIVALNKIDALTPELVKEQVKQLKKAYKGKPFLISGVTGEGVKDTLYAIAQHLGMQAENAPTPPSETDEDQDTPTPWSPL, encoded by the coding sequence ATGAAGTTCCTCGATCAGGCCAAGGTTTATATTCGCTCCGGCGGCGGCGGCGCAGGCTGCGTCTCGTTCCGGCGCGAGAAGTTCATCGAGTATGGCGGCCCGGATGGCGGCGATGGCGGGCGTGGCGGCGACGTGTGGATCGAGGCCGTCGAAGGTCTCAACACGCTGATCGACTTCCGCTACCAGCAGCATTTCAAGGCCAAGCGCGGCGGCCATGGCATGGGCAAGCAGCGCACCGGCGCGCGCGGCGAGGATGTCACGCTGAAAGTGCCCGTCGGCACACAGGTCTATGAAGAAGACCAGGAAACCCTGATTGCAGACCTTACCGCCATCGGCCAGCGCGCGCTGCTGGCCACTGGCGGCAATGGCGGCTGGGGCAACCTGCGCTTCAAATCTTCGATCAATCAGGCCCCCCGCCGCTCGAACCCCGGTGAAGAGGGTGAGGAACGCTGGCTCTGGCTGCGCCTGAAACTGATCGCGGATGCCGGCCTTGTCGGCATGCCGAATGCGGGCAAGTCCACCTTCCTGTCGGTCGCCACGGCGGCCAACCCCAAGATTGCCGATTATCCGTTCACCACCCTTCATCCCGGCCTCGGCGTGGTCGATCTCGGCCCCGGCACGCGCTTCGTGCTGGCCGATATTCCGGGCCTCATCGAAGGGGCCGCCGATGGCGCCGGCCTCGGCCACCGCTTCCTCGGCCATGTCGAGCGCTGCAAGGTGCTGCTGCATCTGATCGACTGTACGCAGGATGATCCGGCCAAGGCCTACCGCACCATCCGCAAGGAACTGAAAGCCTATGATCCGGAGCTGGCCGAGCGCCCGGAAATCGTCGCCCTAAACAAGATCGACGCGCTGACGCCCGAGCTTGTGAAAGAGCAGGTGAAACAGCTCAAGAAGGCTTACAAGGGCAAGCCCTTCCTCATCTCCGGCGTCACCGGCGAAGGCGTCAAGGACACCCTCTACGCCATCGCCCAGCATCTCGGCATGCAGGCCGAAAATGCCCCCACGCCCCCCTCCGAAACCGACGAAGACCAGGACACCCCCACCCCCTGGAGCCCGCTCTAA
- the proB gene encoding glutamate 5-kinase: MTADTLARARRIVVKTGSALIAEGGAPRHAWLAALAADIAALRQRGKEVILVSSGAVALGKAALGAPYQARLEQKQAAAAIGQPRLMAALGEALAPHGIAAGQALLTPGDTENRRRWLNARATLETLLEAGVIPVINENDTVATEEIRYGDNDRLAARVAQMMGADVLILLSDIDGLYTADPRANPGATHIPFLEALTPEHDAMATGANAAAGVGSGGMATKLAAARIAHAAGCSTLITLGNRPHPLGAIEAGERATLIASRISPAKARAAWLEGHLKPEGELLVDAGAAAALEKGASLLAVGVREVTGQFERGAAVAVRAPDGRLIAKGVTAYGTEDIRRIAGRRTEEAEALLGYRGRPAIIHRDDMVRL; encoded by the coding sequence ATGACCGCCGATACTCTTGCCCGCGCCCGACGCATTGTCGTGAAAACCGGCTCCGCCCTCATTGCCGAAGGCGGCGCCCCGCGCCATGCCTGGCTGGCAGCACTGGCCGCCGACATCGCGGCCCTGCGCCAGCGCGGCAAGGAGGTGATCCTCGTCTCCTCCGGCGCTGTGGCGCTGGGCAAGGCGGCCCTCGGCGCGCCCTATCAGGCCCGGCTGGAGCAGAAGCAGGCCGCCGCCGCCATCGGCCAGCCCCGCCTCATGGCCGCGCTGGGCGAAGCCCTCGCCCCCCATGGCATCGCCGCCGGCCAGGCCCTGCTCACCCCCGGCGATACGGAAAACCGCCGCCGCTGGCTCAACGCCCGCGCCACGCTGGAAACCCTGCTGGAAGCCGGCGTCATCCCCGTCATCAACGAGAACGACACCGTCGCCACCGAGGAAATCCGCTATGGTGACAACGACCGTCTCGCCGCCCGCGTCGCCCAGATGATGGGCGCCGATGTCCTCATCCTCCTCTCCGATATAGACGGTCTTTATACGGCCGATCCCCGCGCCAATCCCGGCGCCACCCACATCCCCTTCCTCGAAGCGCTGACGCCCGAGCATGACGCGATGGCCACCGGCGCCAATGCCGCCGCCGGTGTCGGCTCCGGCGGCATGGCCACCAAGCTTGCCGCCGCCCGCATTGCCCATGCCGCTGGCTGCTCTACCCTCATCACCCTGGGCAACCGGCCCCATCCCCTCGGCGCCATCGAGGCGGGCGAACGCGCCACCCTCATCGCCTCCCGCATCAGCCCCGCCAAGGCCCGCGCCGCCTGGCTCGAAGGCCACCTGAAGCCCGAGGGCGAACTCCTCGTCGATGCCGGCGCCGCCGCTGCGCTGGAGAAAGGCGCCAGCCTCCTGGCCGTCGGCGTGCGCGAGGTCACCGGCCAGTTCGAGCGCGGCGCCGCCGTCGCCGTCCGCGCCCCCGATGGCCGCCTCATCGCCAAGGGCGTCACCGCCTACGGCACCGAAGACATCCGCCGCATCGCCGGGCGCCGGACCGAAGAAGCCGAAGCCCTCCTTGGCTATCGCGGCCGCCCCGCCATCATCCACCGGGACGACATGGTGCGCCTTTGA
- a CDS encoding GNAT family N-acetyltransferase: protein MILRPAATADIDALVALEASFPAEDRFDRRTWRRLLSGHAATLVAAAPEAPDQLLGAAVMLYRRGLALARLYSITVAPAARGKGVARALMAACEADATARGARAVRLEVRSSNSSAIRLYEAGGYRVIATLESYYPDGEAALRMEKCLNAPSNGAP, encoded by the coding sequence TTGATCCTGCGCCCGGCCGCCACCGCCGACATTGACGCGCTGGTGGCGCTCGAAGCGAGCTTTCCTGCCGAAGACCGGTTTGACCGGCGCACCTGGCGGCGCCTCCTCTCGGGCCACGCTGCCACCCTCGTCGCCGCCGCGCCCGAGGCTCCAGATCAGCTCCTCGGCGCCGCCGTGATGCTTTACCGCCGCGGCCTCGCCCTCGCCCGGCTCTACTCCATCACCGTCGCGCCGGCGGCCCGCGGCAAGGGTGTTGCCCGCGCCCTGATGGCGGCGTGTGAGGCAGACGCGACAGCCCGCGGCGCCCGCGCTGTCCGCCTTGAGGTACGCTCATCAAATAGTTCAGCCATCCGCCTTTACGAGGCAGGCGGTTATCGCGTAATTGCCACCCTTGAGTCCTACTATCCGGACGGAGAAGCGGCGCTGCGGATGGAGAAGTGTCTCAACGCGCCCTCAAATGGAGCGCCATGA
- a CDS encoding RimK family protein has translation MSQRALKWSAMTDWVVLVESASDISQAETPHKVLRISDYISKPALFAGRRPYILNLARSYGYQSEGYYASLLAEARGHRVSPSVQTMVELSKKSLYNHALPDLGETLQEALAKGAPKIDTLFVAFSRTEIPAYERLAREAMDWFRTPALEIEFDDEAPHGIGRIRAVPPHKLKDARRKFFLDAMEAYTKGRVKNEKTRAPAKWALAVLVDPHEKHSPSKPASLKRLADVAEKMGVEVELIDPTDLPSLAEFDALFIRATTSIDNFTYRFARRAEQEGMPVIDDTHSMIRCTNKVYLKEILEKAGLPIPRTEILDEKTDLAAVFERLGSPVILKTPDGSFGTNMVKAKSLEELKTGAKHMFEDTALIIAQEFRPTKFDWRIGVLNGEPLYACQYRMARGHWQIVKYKDDGKTSEGGFTTMPVEDAPPEVVDIAVRAASLIGNGLYGVDLKETEQGVVIIEINDNPSIDHDVEGAILKDELWRRIISWFSTRLERRMGRAD, from the coding sequence GTGTCTCAACGCGCCCTCAAATGGAGCGCCATGACCGATTGGGTCGTGCTTGTTGAATCGGCAAGCGACATATCTCAGGCAGAGACACCGCATAAAGTCCTGCGTATCTCGGACTATATCTCCAAGCCTGCCCTGTTTGCCGGGCGGCGCCCCTATATCCTGAACCTCGCCCGCTCCTACGGCTATCAGTCGGAAGGCTACTACGCCTCCCTGCTGGCCGAGGCGCGCGGCCACCGGGTCAGCCCCAGCGTGCAAACGATGGTCGAGCTCTCCAAGAAGAGCCTCTACAATCACGCCCTGCCGGACCTTGGCGAAACCCTGCAGGAAGCCCTCGCCAAGGGCGCGCCCAAGATCGACACCCTGTTCGTTGCCTTCTCGCGCACCGAGATCCCGGCCTATGAGCGCCTGGCCCGCGAGGCGATGGACTGGTTCCGCACGCCCGCCCTCGAAATCGAGTTCGACGACGAAGCCCCCCACGGCATCGGCCGCATCCGCGCCGTCCCCCCGCACAAGCTGAAGGACGCCCGCCGGAAATTCTTCCTCGACGCGATGGAAGCCTACACCAAGGGCCGCGTGAAGAATGAGAAGACCCGCGCGCCGGCCAAATGGGCGCTCGCCGTGCTGGTGGACCCGCATGAGAAACACTCCCCGTCAAAGCCCGCCTCGCTGAAGCGCCTGGCCGATGTGGCCGAGAAGATGGGCGTCGAGGTCGAACTGATCGACCCGACCGACCTGCCCTCGCTGGCCGAGTTCGACGCCCTCTTCATCCGCGCGACCACCTCGATCGACAACTTCACCTACCGCTTCGCCCGCCGGGCCGAGCAGGAAGGCATGCCCGTCATCGACGACACCCATTCGATGATCCGGTGCACCAACAAGGTCTATCTCAAGGAAATCCTGGAGAAAGCCGGCCTGCCCATTCCGCGTACGGAAATCCTCGACGAGAAGACCGACCTCGCCGCCGTGTTCGAGCGCCTCGGCAGCCCCGTGATCCTCAAGACGCCCGATGGCAGCTTCGGCACCAATATGGTCAAGGCCAAGTCGCTGGAAGAGCTGAAGACCGGCGCCAAGCATATGTTCGAGGACACCGCCCTGATCATCGCGCAGGAATTCCGCCCCACGAAGTTCGACTGGCGCATCGGCGTGCTGAATGGCGAGCCGCTTTACGCCTGCCAATACCGGATGGCGCGCGGCCACTGGCAGATCGTCAAATACAAGGATGACGGCAAGACCAGCGAAGGCGGCTTCACCACCATGCCGGTGGAAGACGCCCCGCCCGAAGTGGTCGACATTGCCGTGCGCGCCGCCAGCCTCATCGGCAACGGCCTCTATGGCGTGGACCTCAAAGAAACCGAACAGGGCGTCGTCATCATCGAGATCAACGACAACCCCTCCATCGACCATGATGTCGAAGGCGCCATCCTCAAGGATGAACTCTGGAGACGGATCATCTCCTGGTTCTCCACCCGCCTCGAACGCCGCATGGGCCGCGCAGACTGA
- a CDS encoding long-chain-acyl-CoA synthetase, whose translation MNLFAKLAREVRLFQDILLVQKWTGDISPDSENLVADDYERAVDKFPGNIAFRFEGHSTTYAEFDAQASRFANWALAQGLKAGDCVALYMENRPDYVAAWAGFSKVGVVTALINHNLEGDALAHCVNIADAKLIVTGADQDAAIEGVASLIKGDLPVWTLGGKRGQDLGAALAAVSSARPDRAHRAELRGRDMCLYVYTSGTTGLPKAARLTQARTQGMMRSFIAPCRTTEKDRVYITLPLYHGTGGLCGIGQALNTGATVILRRKFSASAFWDDATDEGATSIVYIGELCRYLVNSPPHPKERAHHIRTGFGNGLRPEVWEEFLHRFNIPHLAEFYGSTEGNVSFINFDGKPGAIGRIPWWLKKQFAHVAFVKFDIETEQPVRGADGFCVHAATDEPGEAIGRLGEDVRQRFEGYNDKKATEKKLLRDVFEKGDLWFRTGDLLKMDKEGYIYFVDRIGDTFRWKGENVSTNEVGEALSKIDGIATANVYGVPVPGADGKAGMAAVTLDGEVDIAGVHGKLAALLPSYAVPIFIRVQPEAETTGTFKYRKVELVAEGFDPAKVEGDALWMYDPAEGGYAPVTAERYEKLLAGGFKF comes from the coding sequence ATGAACCTTTTTGCCAAACTGGCCCGCGAAGTCCGGCTGTTTCAGGACATTCTGCTCGTCCAGAAATGGACCGGCGATATTTCTCCCGACTCCGAAAATCTCGTGGCGGACGATTATGAGCGCGCCGTCGACAAGTTCCCCGGAAACATCGCGTTCCGCTTTGAGGGACATTCGACAACCTATGCGGAGTTTGACGCGCAGGCGAGCCGGTTTGCCAACTGGGCGCTGGCGCAGGGCCTGAAGGCGGGCGACTGTGTGGCCCTCTATATGGAAAACCGGCCGGACTATGTGGCCGCCTGGGCGGGCTTCTCCAAGGTCGGTGTCGTCACGGCACTGATCAATCACAATCTTGAAGGCGACGCGCTGGCCCATTGCGTCAACATCGCGGACGCCAAGCTCATCGTTACCGGCGCCGACCAGGACGCGGCCATTGAAGGCGTTGCCAGCCTCATCAAGGGCGACCTGCCCGTGTGGACGCTGGGCGGCAAGCGGGGGCAGGACCTTGGCGCGGCGCTGGCGGCAGTTTCCAGCGCGCGCCCCGACCGGGCCCACCGCGCAGAGCTGCGCGGACGCGACATGTGTCTTTATGTTTATACCTCTGGCACCACGGGCCTGCCCAAGGCGGCGCGCCTGACGCAGGCACGCACGCAAGGCATGATGCGCAGCTTCATTGCGCCCTGCCGAACGACGGAGAAAGACCGCGTTTACATCACCCTGCCGCTTTACCACGGCACGGGCGGCCTTTGCGGCATCGGGCAGGCGCTGAACACCGGCGCAACAGTCATCCTGAGACGGAAGTTTTCGGCCAGCGCCTTCTGGGATGATGCGACCGATGAGGGCGCCACCTCGATCGTTTATATCGGCGAGCTGTGCCGGTATCTCGTCAATTCCCCGCCACACCCGAAAGAGCGCGCCCACCATATCCGCACCGGATTTGGCAATGGCCTGCGCCCGGAAGTGTGGGAGGAGTTTCTCCACCGCTTCAACATTCCCCACCTTGCCGAGTTCTACGGCTCGACCGAGGGCAATGTCAGCTTCATCAATTTCGACGGCAAGCCCGGCGCCATCGGGCGCATTCCGTGGTGGCTGAAAAAGCAGTTCGCACATGTCGCTTTCGTGAAGTTCGACATCGAGACTGAGCAGCCCGTGCGCGGGGCAGACGGCTTCTGCGTTCATGCGGCCACGGATGAACCGGGCGAGGCCATTGGCCGGCTGGGCGAGGATGTGCGCCAGCGCTTTGAAGGCTATAACGACAAGAAGGCCACCGAGAAGAAGCTGCTGCGCGACGTGTTCGAGAAGGGCGACCTGTGGTTCCGCACGGGTGACCTGCTGAAGATGGACAAGGAAGGCTATATCTACTTTGTGGACCGGATTGGCGACACCTTCCGCTGGAAGGGCGAGAACGTCTCCACCAATGAAGTGGGCGAGGCCCTTTCCAAGATCGACGGCATTGCGACGGCCAACGTTTATGGCGTGCCTGTGCCCGGCGCTGACGGCAAGGCCGGCATGGCGGCCGTGACGCTGGACGGCGAGGTGGACATTGCGGGCGTGCATGGCAAGCTGGCGGCGCTGCTGCCGTCCTATGCGGTTCCGATTTTCATCCGTGTGCAGCCCGAAGCCGAAACCACCGGCACATTCAAATATCGCAAGGTGGAGCTGGTGGCCGAAGGCTTTGACCCGGCAAAGGTCGAGGGCGACGCGCTGTGGATGTATGACCCGGCAGAAGGCGGCTATGCGCCCGTTACGGCGGAGCGGTATGAGAAGCTGCTGGCCGGCGGGTTCAAGTTTTAA
- a CDS encoding acyl-CoA thioesterase, whose protein sequence is MTKDPVGDLLTLLDIERLEHDLFRGQSPDEEESQRVFGGQVIAQSLVAAYRTVPDDRPCHSLHAYFIRPGDPSVPIIYQVDHSRDGGSFTTRRVVAIQHGKQIFNLAASFQTLEDSWHHQHDMPEVAPPESLSDRVEWRRKFADKVPERHRGHFLRERPIEMREIDPLDPLTPAKASDEHNLWFRVARPIDEAPWIHHCLMAYASDMALLGTGSRPHGVSWMNRELMSASLDHAMWFHAPTKFDEWHLYSMDSPYAGGARSFNRGSIFDSSGRLVASVAQEGLMRRIEHKPRQK, encoded by the coding sequence ATGACGAAGGACCCGGTTGGAGACCTGCTCACCCTGCTCGACATCGAGCGTCTCGAACACGACCTCTTCCGCGGCCAGAGCCCCGATGAGGAAGAAAGCCAGCGCGTCTTCGGTGGCCAGGTCATCGCCCAGTCTCTTGTCGCCGCCTACCGCACCGTTCCGGACGACCGCCCCTGCCATTCCCTGCATGCCTATTTCATTCGGCCGGGCGACCCCTCTGTCCCGATCATCTACCAGGTCGACCATTCCCGCGATGGGGGCTCCTTCACCACCCGCCGCGTGGTCGCCATCCAGCATGGCAAGCAGATCTTCAATCTCGCCGCCTCCTTCCAGACGCTGGAAGACAGCTGGCACCACCAGCATGACATGCCCGAAGTTGCCCCGCCGGAAAGCCTCAGCGACCGGGTGGAATGGCGCCGCAAGTTTGCCGATAAGGTGCCCGAGCGCCATCGCGGCCACTTCCTGCGCGAACGCCCCATCGAGATGCGCGAGATCGACCCGCTCGATCCCCTCACGCCCGCCAAAGCCTCCGATGAACACAATCTCTGGTTCCGGGTTGCCCGCCCCATCGATGAGGCCCCGTGGATTCATCACTGCCTGATGGCCTATGCCTCGGACATGGCCCTCCTCGGCACCGGCTCGCGCCCTCATGGTGTCTCCTGGATGAACCGTGAACTCATGTCGGCCAGCCTGGACCACGCCATGTGGTTCCACGCGCCAACAAAGTTCGATGAGTGGCACCTCTATTCGATGGACAGCCCCTACGCCGGCGGTGCGCGCAGCTTCAACCGGGGATCTATCTTCGATTCTTCAGGCCGCCTCGTCGCGTCGGTCGCGCAGGAAGGCCTGATGCGCCGGATCGAGCACAAACCGCGCCAGAAGTGA
- a CDS encoding AraC family transcriptional regulator, translated as MPTVSSAYLSNYVETCIALGAPAQRLYDLVPGGRAAMDVPDGRFPGDVVVRVLDVAAELTGNDTLGLRVGMQFRPATFMDVGYALSSAGTIRQALEINMRFQPLTQEVVCTGLEVRGAHAYIRCAPALAGVEGLRRVMEAVFAGYAVIGHWLLRDHSSPIEAMHFRHRDPGPQTHEMYETVFGKGVKFGQKEDVMVFRAELVSRPLPGENQALVTLLTQRLEERMISLRDGVSLADKVRNCLHGQMRRGRPSMAGTARLLGYSERTLRRHLAEAGIGFSDLLQDARKEAADIYVREGKLSLTEIAGALGYGDQSAFVRAFRGWYGISPGVYRKQAKEG; from the coding sequence TTGCCGACGGTATCTTCCGCGTATCTGTCCAATTACGTCGAGACCTGCATCGCGCTCGGGGCACCGGCGCAGAGACTCTACGATTTGGTACCTGGCGGGCGTGCTGCCATGGATGTGCCGGACGGGCGGTTTCCGGGCGACGTGGTTGTGCGCGTACTCGACGTTGCGGCGGAGCTGACGGGGAACGACACGCTTGGCTTGCGTGTGGGCATGCAGTTCCGGCCGGCGACCTTCATGGATGTCGGCTATGCGCTTTCTTCGGCCGGAACCATCCGGCAGGCGCTGGAGATCAACATGCGGTTCCAGCCGCTGACGCAGGAGGTTGTGTGCACCGGCCTCGAGGTGCGGGGCGCCCATGCCTACATCCGCTGCGCGCCGGCGTTGGCAGGGGTAGAGGGACTGAGGCGAGTGATGGAGGCCGTGTTTGCCGGTTATGCGGTGATCGGCCACTGGCTGCTGCGCGACCATTCCAGCCCGATCGAGGCGATGCACTTCCGCCACCGCGACCCCGGCCCGCAAACCCATGAAATGTATGAGACTGTGTTCGGGAAAGGCGTGAAATTCGGCCAGAAGGAAGACGTGATGGTCTTCCGGGCCGAGCTGGTAAGCCGGCCCCTGCCGGGGGAGAATCAGGCGCTGGTGACCCTGCTGACCCAGCGCCTGGAGGAGCGGATGATCTCGCTTCGGGATGGGGTGAGCCTGGCCGACAAGGTGCGCAACTGCCTGCATGGCCAGATGCGGCGGGGCCGGCCCAGTATGGCGGGTACGGCGCGGCTGCTGGGCTATTCGGAGCGGACCCTGCGGCGCCACCTGGCAGAGGCCGGGATTGGCTTCTCCGACCTGTTGCAGGACGCGCGCAAGGAGGCGGCGGACATTTATGTGCGCGAGGGGAAACTGTCGCTGACAGAGATAGCCGGGGCGCTGGGATATGGTGATCAGAGCGCGTTCGTGCGTGCTTTCCGAGGCTGGTATGGCATCTCGCCCGGCGTGTACCGGAAGCAGGCCAAAGAGGGATAA
- a CDS encoding ETC complex I subunit: MEARIYKPAKSAMQSGRGNTKEWILEFVNPGAHRRPDPLMGWVSIDDTSGQVRLHFDTREQAIAYAEREGFNFTVQEPRERKRLIKSYAENFSADRKQPWTH; encoded by the coding sequence ATGGAAGCGCGGATCTACAAACCGGCCAAGAGCGCCATGCAATCCGGTCGTGGAAACACGAAAGAATGGATTCTGGAGTTCGTGAATCCGGGCGCGCACCGCCGTCCCGACCCGCTGATGGGTTGGGTGAGCATCGACGACACCTCAGGTCAGGTCCGCCTGCATTTCGATACGCGCGAACAGGCCATCGCCTATGCCGAGCGCGAAGGCTTCAATTTCACGGTTCAGGAGCCGCGCGAGCGCAAACGCCTGATCAAGTCTTATGCCGAGAACTTCTCGGCGGACCGCAAACAACCGTGGACACACTGA
- a CDS encoding alpha/beta fold hydrolase — translation MGLFRPRILPPQANRLDQIGDRKRVLRYWQTAKVGEAGTSLEYMQFGVDHLRPLIFLTSIEYPASPPWGFCIDAASAGFGVYSIRRPGFGASDAACSVDQQAAIVEAFFEEAGLENIILVSVGSANPIGARLAVKSRRVTFNMFANCVFNRDVMGEFRPAWFGRLLSQTIESRAGARISLGAIRQAGRQFGSQWFYQTCFQKSPGDIAYVKAYPREMAEAWEVASAIHHDTWQQELQPSLKGDPFLRDGLFSSVPALAISGTETTDTWKSGFEAEATRLGVPTTYLSSGDILVAYQSGTELLSLLKEKIAA, via the coding sequence ATGGGCTTGTTCCGACCCCGCATCTTGCCGCCGCAGGCAAATCGCCTTGACCAGATCGGGGACCGCAAGCGCGTTCTGCGCTACTGGCAGACGGCAAAAGTGGGTGAAGCGGGCACTTCCCTGGAATACATGCAGTTTGGCGTAGATCATCTGCGACCGCTGATCTTCCTCACATCTATTGAATATCCCGCCTCGCCGCCCTGGGGCTTCTGTATTGATGCGGCCAGCGCGGGGTTCGGGGTCTATTCCATCCGCCGGCCGGGCTTTGGCGCGTCGGATGCCGCCTGCAGCGTCGATCAGCAGGCTGCCATCGTGGAGGCGTTTTTCGAGGAGGCCGGCCTTGAGAACATCATTCTCGTTTCAGTCGGCTCGGCAAATCCGATAGGCGCGCGCCTTGCGGTGAAATCGCGGCGGGTGACCTTCAATATGTTCGCCAACTGCGTCTTCAATCGCGATGTGATGGGCGAGTTCCGGCCCGCCTGGTTTGGCCGTCTCCTCTCGCAGACCATCGAGAGCCGGGCCGGCGCGCGGATTTCCCTCGGCGCAATCCGCCAGGCCGGCCGCCAGTTTGGCAGTCAGTGGTTTTACCAGACCTGCTTCCAGAAAAGTCCCGGCGATATCGCCTATGTCAAAGCCTATCCGCGCGAGATGGCCGAGGCATGGGAAGTGGCCAGCGCGATCCATCACGACACCTGGCAGCAGGAGCTTCAGCCCTCGCTAAAGGGCGACCCCTTCCTGCGGGATGGCCTGTTCTCGTCTGTGCCGGCGCTCGCCATCTCCGGCACAGAGACGACTGACACTTGGAAGTCCGGATTTGAGGCAGAGGCAACGCGCCTCGGCGTGCCGACCACATATCTTTCCAGCGGTGATATATTGGTCGCCTACCAATCGGGTACGGAGCTTCTTTCTCTGTTGAAAGAGAAGATTGCCGCCTGA